The following DNA comes from Anopheles arabiensis isolate DONGOLA chromosome 3, AaraD3, whole genome shotgun sequence.
ACCACCGGGATGGCAAGCTTCTTGCAGAACGATATCTCCTTGCGCACGTCGAGCAGCGCGACCTCCTGCGGCGTCGTCACCAGCACTGCGCCCCACGAACCGTCCGTCCCCTTGAGGAAGGTCGTCGCGGACAGATGCTCGTCGGACGTGCCGGGCGGCGTATCCAGCACCAGATAGTCCAGCTGTCCCCAGTCGACCTCGGTCAGGAACTGGCGAATCATGCCGTTCTTCTTCGGCCCCCGCCAGATGATTGCATCGTCCGGGCTGCCGAGCAGGAAGCCGATCGACATCAGGCTGAGATTGTCCTCGATGTACACCGGCGACCAGCCCGAACCGCTCTGGTGCACCTGCTCACCGAGCACACCGAGCACGCGTGGCTGCGACGGACCGCAGATGTCGATATCGAGCACGCCAAAGTTCTCGTCCGGGTTGCGGTGGGCCATGGCACGGGAGAGGAGCGCCGTCACTGTGCTCTTACCCACGCCACCCTTGCCggacagcaccagcagcttgTTGCGCACGTCGGCCAGCTTCTGCCGGACCAGTGCGATTGCCGGATCGGGCCCTTTCGGACCGGTCGCACACAGCTGCTGATTGGGgcagccggcacacgcggacGCTTTGCCCGCATCGTCGCTCTGTGTGCCGGGGCAGTGGGCTGGAGCATCGCTTGGAACGTCGGCACCACTGCTCATTGTGTGAAGAAAGTAAAAGCGcggaaaacaacacaaaacagggAAAATTCGGTTTTCGCAGCTCGCTGCGTATCGCTGCGTACGGCACGGCaggatgtaaacaaactgtgccTGAAGATGAAACAGCTGACGGCAGCTGTCAAATGCAGGCGTGTCAAAGCATAGTCTTTTTCAGGCGGAAAGCTGATTTTGGTCAGCCGGAAAGCTTGATGGCGAAAGGACGAAAGCTTTGCTAAAGTTTATCGACGAAACAGGGACATGCAGCTGGGGAGGATGTTTGGAAACAACAATACATACGCACACTCAAATTGGGgtgattaattttatttagaaTGAAatctccttcttttttgtcatTCGAGTTTGAATTATTCGTGCTGATAAGATGCTGAGTAGGTGTTGATGATAGATCAGATCTTTGAAACGGTATTTTACTCCAAATCATTCTAACAACCACTGTTTTTGGATAATCTTGAACATTGCAATGAGTTTGCAATTATTGATTTATAACAAACTGATTATGACATCTCCATCTAATCATCTCCCATATGGTCTAGTGGCTAGGATATCTGGCTTTCACCCAGAAGGCCCGGGTTCGATTCCCGGTATGGGAACATACCCTTTTTTATTTAGGTATGGTATAGTAGATATGAAGAAGGAGTAAAGGGTATAATTAGCGTCATTTTGAGGCTTCATTGAGCTTCCCCTATGGCAGGGGtttccaaactacggcccgcggccCTCGAGAGCCTATTATGCGGCCCGTGGCATCTTTGTgaaggttaaaataaatagttaaTTATTGTGactatttaaaagaaaatgtaagTGCTGCTTTTCAGAGGCGTAGTTCAAGCCTAAATAATAGAAAGCCATAGAAGTTTTGTATATTAtgttagtattttcttataaaGACAAAACTTTAACTTTTGCATTAGATACAGGCAACTgaaaaatggccctcaacaccATTATATGtaaagcaatgcggcccgcgaacagaaaagtttggagacccctgccaTATGGTAGCATTAGATTGTGGTGAGATACccttaaatatggatcaaatggaatgaaaatgcttcatatATAAGGACTCTCTTTGATACGAAAGAATTACAGATGGAGTACTTcggaacaaaaaagaaataaatattttagtaTTATATGTCGTTTTTTCGCGTGATTCAGTTTAATGACAATTGCTTCTCCTCAATGCGAACTATCCTATTATTGGCCACGCACTATTTTGTTACGCATCGATCAACTAGCATTTCCCACGCCCTGCTACCAAACAAAGTGCCATCCAAATCGATTTCCATTATAGTTTTTGATTGTCTTTCCCTAAAGAACAACCCAGACTACCACCATACCACCGTAGAATGGTGAACAATTTGTAGCTCGTAAAACAAGTCAATATTTACCATCCCACGGCTCACGGATAAAGCATAAAATCACCTACCAAACAAGCCATCAAACAGGCCCATTCTTTTCATCCCTAGTTGCCGCTTTCTATCGCAATTTGATCGTGATCAAACAAGGACGCGCTACGACGCGCGACCACGATGTATGCGATGCTgttaaaacaaaccaatattCCTAATGCAGGCAAGCAAAACacacgacaacaaaaaagttgtttattttttcccattGCCATCATATTGAGAGGTCAATGGAAGACGACTTTTGACCATTTTTTTGGGAAAGTCATAAGTTGTTGGGTATGAGAACAGTGAGTGAAACCTCCGAAAGGTCGGGTCAAACAAGTGTGGGAGGTTGATTGtgtcacaaaacaaacacccgACCACGTGCTAACCCCCGCTTAAAATGGTAGATAAAAAGAGCGAAAACATGAGTGTGCAATCTGCATGACGCCACGCCACCGCGAAGGAACACCGTTTATATGAACATGTTATTACGGATGACCGGATGATGTGACCGAATGAATTgagtgggggaggggggggggtaacaGGAGTGGTCAGGGAAGGACAAGGCTATGACAACCGGAAAAGTGTGTCGAACGAGCACAGATCGGGAGCAACTGTTTGTACAGAACCTTCCCCGTGAGGCTTTATGGGTGGCACGCGTCACTTTCTTTACTTTTCACCtcgtttttttatacaaaaagaTTCGTGGGACGGATTTAGACAGTCAGAAAATTACAACAGAAAAGatatttgcttcatttgttGTGCATATTGTTTCAATAATTTGCTTctatcatttcattttcatttcattttcatttcatttatcattttttttttttatagaaaatcataaaaatatatagtTTTCCAGATTTTAGGAATTTTCTTTGAATCCTTAAACATGTTTGTTACAAATGTAGGTTGTGATTCTTgaatttttgaatatttattaaGTCGTATAATTTTAATTCTTGCTTTGCACTAATTGCGTAGGTTTGTTACTAGTTTTGTTCCACTTTATATGTATCGATTTTACTATActctctatcttttttttttcaattttctgatccttttgtctatttttgtaCTACAACTAAGTATTTTCATCTTTACTTCAGCCTTCTCTAGTTTCAAATCTATTTATATGATAGAGTACAATGATGGTCCGGTTTTTTCCCAGTAACATCTTCATTTGGATATCTTTTAGCATTCTTCGTTTATTTCCTTCAATTGTTTCTTTTAACTCCCATCTGCCATCTGTATCGTTCCTTCTACAAAGGCATACACGATACGAATCCAACCATTGCGCAATAATCGTTTTCAGCAGTAGACAAGCACATCCCAAACAATGCTTATACCGCGTAATATTGtgatagcaacaacaaaaaaatgcatcacCACCCATCTCTCACAGCCTTTACAAcgctaaaaaaaacaagacagcACACGAACGACAATCAAACGACCGGCCGAGCAGAACCGCTGGCCAAGCAGCGCCGGTACACGCCGGTAGAATCGCTCACATGATTAGACCGTCAATGAAAGGGATCGTAATTTATGTGCCATCACCGCCGAGGACAGATACCGACACCGACCAACACATCTCGCCTAAAGTGCCTTTGTCAGCGGCAGCGGCCAAGGGAGGACCGAAATTGTTGTCGTTCTGGTGGACCGGAATTTATTGTTGCTCGGCACTACTGACTTGTTCTGTTCACGTGCCCAGAACGATTGAAGCACTGCACGGGGGACACACAGTGGTCccggggtggggggggggagggtgaaGGCCCATATAGACATGGGATATAAAAACGCACGCCTGAAGACGCTGATCACACGCGTATGGGGCGTAACAGTAACGGTAACGATGAAGCAGAAATCACTTTTTCCGGTCTATTTGGTCAGAGCCGTCAGAGACATTTTGGGTGCACAGTCTGGACAGCTCTGTtccggtgtatgtgtgtttttttctttctttttttataccaCTGTATCTTCTAGGGACATTTCGGAAGTTAAGGCTGCCCACAGGGCGACTCATCGAAACGACGATGTACAGTAATGATAGCCGGGGATGATGAATACCTCCATATCTCTCGTAACGATGTGGTCGTATTAAGCAGATAAGAAACAAGCATACATGAAGAGCATTAATGATAAAAGGAGCAATGAGTAATATGTGAGAAATTTGTTGAATTTCCAGAGCaccagcaaaataaaaaaaaatgatgtaCACTTctcgcctaaaggtatgcaattgcACATTTAGTTTCGGAAGATATGCAATGCGCATTTCTTAAAACTCTACTTCCAACAACACTTTGCATAGTTTCAGGCGCattcgttttgctttttccgagaaacaacacaaacacactgtctCCTTTGACCCACTTCAGCTATTTATCTTCTCTCAACCCCTGCCTGCAAATACTTGACCCTTAGTAGTTGGTCACCCTCAGTcagtcaaaaaaaaacagtgctgCAGGGaacagaggagaaaaaaaaatcaattgagTGAATTGATTTTGGgtaagtttttttattttacccaAGCGCCCTAAATTTTACCCAACCCTTTATTTTACCCAACCCTAAATCGCAAAAAATGGTCCAAACCACTCCGGTTTTCGCAATGGAACGGGGACATTTTTCCCAAACAAATAGTGTGtcccttttttattcattattctgCTTCGCAACCAACTCTGCAGTGTTGTGACAAGACGTGTGCGCAATGCTCATTAGCCATTTATTTCATTCAGTGTTGACAGTGGGCATATTTCACTGATTTGCTTGATTTGCTGCTGGTTAATCTCTTTAGGCTTTCTGGTATTTgaggatgtttttttctgtgggTGGATGAGAGGGAGTGAGAATgtcgttttattcatttgcCGTGAGTTTTTCTTCGTCTGCTTACTGGCAAGTTGTCTGAGCACTGAAACGGACTAGTGCCAGGGAACAGGGATGAATACATAATTTATGGTACATTTAGTTTTCGGTGATACGCATGAATGATAATAAAATTGTAGCCGTTAGTGTAGCGGTGCAGAAAGTCGGTGCACTTGGGGGCTTTCCTTTCTGTCCCTTGCTGTAGTGCGCTTTGGGTGGACATTCTTGTCAATTGTTAGTTGCTCCGAAGAACGGCTTGTATTGTACTGCAAAAGGACAATACGGTTTTATGGTGTGTGGgctattttgatgtttttgtgaTACCATTTATATGATAAGATAAGTTGGTGACGGTTTATTGATAGTTGTAATACTTTTTGTTAAGCATATGACCATGTAGTATATGATATGAAAGATAATATAAACAttattgaattaaatattttataagaCTTCAAATCAGTAAGAATGCAATTAGTCCTTACATTGAAGATGTCAAGTTACAATAATAGttgaaaatgaaagtaaagTTAAATAAAAGTCAAATAAGTATCTTTCAATATTAAAGTCCTTCTTCCATAGCTTTTCCActtttacacacaaaacaattcCCCCCAAATTTGCTCTCCTTTTTTGCCGGAACGTACCCAACCGAAAACGAAAGCGAAACCTCCAAAATGGCTGACTTCCTTCCGGGGTGCTTGTGCGTCGTCGTGAAGGCTGGTTCACCTTCCCTCCGAGTGGTTTTGTGGAGCtcattctcgctctctctcactctcgatctctctctctactgcTCTTTACCCGGGGAAAAAGGGCATACACCAGACGCCATTTTCTTCGCCTGTTCGGTGCTCTAAGCAGGCCTTGCCCGTTTTGCTCCATATTCCCTCCCGGCTACCCACAACGCTACTTGGAGTGCTCACCTTTCAAATGCTCAAGCATCCTTTCACTCACTTATCGAGCTGGCCATAGCTCCGTTGCCGTTGCTCCCTCACTCGCCATCCCACTTATACCGTTCTGCCGTTTCTGCCACAAAAGTTTCCACTTCGAAAGCGGAGCGAAAAGTGAAGGAAACAACCCACGCCGGCCATCCCGGCCACGGGACTTTGTCGGTGGTACGCGTGTCTCTATATCGTCCCCGTTCCGGCGGGGGATTATTTATATATTCATTTTGTGGTTTGATGAAAATACACCTCGCTGCCCTGTATCCGCCTTCGCCTTCGCCTTATGGGTGTGTATTCCCCTTGGCTGGGCTAGGGAAAAGGAGCGATGGTGCCGGTACGAAGGGATTTGgtacaaatttaataaagttGTTTCACTTCCAAGgtgcgaggggggggggaagggaacGGGCGTCAGAAGGCTAATGGTAAGGACGGGAAAACCCGTCGGCCTACGCACACCCCTCGCCACCAGACCTTTTGCGCACAATCTGAGGGGAGGGTGAACAAGCAAGACATTCTGTAATGCTGAGATTGGAGTAAAAGGAAGAGGATTGGAGGGTTCGGAAATGGTCGGGAACGGTGTACAGTAAGTGCTTTATAGTTTGGTTTGAtgcaaagaaaagaataatGCAATAAGGGCCTTAATAAACCATTCAAGCTACTGATCAAATCATATCGTGTCAATatgttgcatacctttaggcgacATTCATAGAGCTTTTAGTGAACAAGACTTGCTACTAAAATACTTTGTCGTACATTTACACTCACCACTGTAAGTACATTCTTCTAGCTTTAGATACACTGCTCCCCCTCCCGTTAACCAGAGGCCATTTGTATTCCTTCCAGTGACGAAGAACCCTGCCAGAAAGTGAAACGGAGGTTTCTCTTGCGCGCACGATATTTGGCCAGTGTgtagcagcaacggcagcggTGGTTGGTGTCAATTAATTATCAACAAGCAGATCATTTACACGTGTTAACGTGTTAATTAAGTGATAAACTGGTGCAAGATAAATCTTGTGCACCAAACTCGTGCGAGAACCACGGGGGAAGGGCACAAAGCTATTCATTTGCCCGCCGAGCGAACGCTTTTGCATGGCAAAATGGGGGAAAATCTGGACTGGCGGGTTTTTGTAGggatttatttagtttgttctgtatttttttgtgtattgtgGTCTCGCTGCGCATTTATATCATTACATTCTGCGTAAAAAGAACCTTATTGTGGGTGAGATTGCATCGTAGCTCGCTTGCCAGCGGTTCGATGAGAACGGTAAGCGCTATTACTGCAAATGGAAGGAAAGAGACTCATAAGCATTATGATTCAGGTCATCTTTGACATGATGTTGATCAATGAAGCAACTACTcgttcccacacacacacaccgacgaACGAAGGAGAGCAGGTAGAACGACAGAGGGCAATGGGAATGAGGGAAATCCAATTGTAGATCCTTCCAAGGTGAAAGCTGCTGAGGTGAGAAAATCCCATTCTTTGGTGCAGCTAAGCCATCACTTTCATTGAATTGCAGCCTTGCGAGACCTGTCGGGTTGTGTGTTATAATACTTTGGATTATAAGCAGTTTGATGCTATGATGAGTTTCGGTGTTATGGAGTTTATTCAGTAAAAAGAGCCGAattaaatagaaacaaaaattaatagaTCGATGCTAAAAATATGGAAGATTAAAAAGAAGTttaaaaaagtttttgtttgcaaaaaaccTCTATCGATCAACtctccttcgaaccggatttgaACCAGTGACCTATGGATTACTTCTACCGATGATGCGCGCACGCTATCGCTGTCTACAGTCCACCGCTCTACCAACTGAGCTATCGAAGGCACGTGATGGAAGGTCATACGCTTGCAAAGTGTAGACAAGCACGAGCATCAACAGTGTCTATTATCTTAAGACCTTTTTAATGCCTTAATTTAATTGCTCTTTTTTACGTTATTATTGTGtttacccaaaaaaaaacatgtaaaattgAAGCTTATTGTTTAATGATTTTGCCCATTACACAACTGTTTCCTTTGATTGTTTTCTGTACCCCTCCCAGACATGCCAATCCAGCAAGAACAAGCAAGTGTCCGAAACAATCTGATTGAAAACCCCAATCTTTGAATAGGATCAATCTTCGGCTTATCTTCCTATTTGTTTGCGGTAGTTTGTTCAAACTTCATGTTCCAttgacggccatgtttctctctttttcttgtttgaacAGAGATCAATGGCGTGTAAAAAAACACTGGAACAGAACAGAGCATAAACGGGCGAAGAAAGGTAAACGGAGTAGAAGGAAAAACCAATCAACTGTGTCTATAGTTTCTGTGTGAAACGCAAGGAGAAGAGAACAAAACGGTTTCCTCGTGGCCAAAACAAAGGCAATAGATATGCCCCATCAAACGCTGGTACTGGTTGCTTCTGTTTCTGCCATACTTCGGATATTCTTGCGCTCTTTTCCCCCTCTTTTTACCTGCCCATATCCGTTAAGACACCGGGCTGCGGTCAGCGGCGTTGTTTGCGTTACGGAAATTCAATCCGATAATTGCAAGGCCTGCTCGGTTTTTCCTTTCTAGGGCGTAaaccgcacacgcacgcacaattCAAACTAATCGTTGCGAGACGAGCAGTCGAAGGTGTTTGCTGCCCTCACCCAAGGGTCATGTGTAATAAAGGATCAGCGGCTTCTTAGCAGCCGGATTTGCAGCCGACGGCGGCTTTGGATGGACGAAATCAATCTCCCCCAATGGCAGAAATCGGTGGCATTTGCAGACTTGGCCGAGCATgtgagctttttgttttattgtgttgtCCTGTGTTGTTTGCCCGAAATAAGTCGCCGTGAGAAACCGCACCCGAGGTCTCAGCCAAAAATGGAAGCAATCGGACCctggagtttttgttttgttgtttgccatAATTTCAGTACTACACAAATCTATTACCGTAAGCTGCTATAATCGTTGATAATGCGTGGTATGGTGGGGgtttttaaaactatttttcagttaattattttacgaTTTGCTTTGCCGGAGGTCCGCCTTGAGGTGAGATAATTTGCTTATCGTTGGTGCGTGGCCTAGGGAGCCGTTAGTCAGAAAGTCCCTCGGAAGGTTGGGTATTGGATAAGGCTCAGTGAATTTGTATAGTTTGTTGGTGCTGACGGTAATTTGCTTTCGGAGAAGCTTAAACTTTTAAATAATAACTTCCGTTTCATGTAAAATAAACTTTAACATTGAATCGATTGAATCGTGCTACCAACAactttttcaacacatttttgtttatgGACTCAAATTACGATCGAATTCAGCTCAATTGCTCACTCCCTGATCTCCTCCCTCAAGCACATTTTTATATGACATTTCCGTTACAATCTCGACTAAAACCCAATCTCATCTCAACCTAATACTTCCGTCCACCAACGTCAAGTGCAGCTTCAGTCAACAGACATAGAGACGAACGAAAAGCTCCTCCATTGCCAGCTTATATATACTATACGCCTTCGCCCTGTCAACGCTCTGTTCATTTGATGAAGGAAACAAATCTAATAAAAATCATCTTCCTAAACCCCCGGTTTCCAACACAGCGCTTAAACCTCGTTTGGTTTCGTCCGCTTTATTGAATCGTTTCCGTTGACTTCTCCAAACACCAATGAAAAGGAGGAAACAATTTTTGTTGAAGAACGTCAgggaaaagttttttgttttcctcacTTACTCGCTTCCCTCCTCCGGTTTGTTTGTGACGAGTTTTCGTGTGATGATATTGGATTTCCATCTTTTTCTTGTCGTTTCTATGCTTTTCTTCTGttcaatattaatttaaaacattcaattgaTAAAGTTTTATGATAGGATTATCTTAGATGATGATTTGTGGAATAAATATTACATTTCATCAGCTTTTTTCTCAAAAGGACTTGTTTTTTAGCTATTTTTAGTATTATGAGCTTAAACGATCTATTATCCTTTCTGCATTGCTCGTCTCTCTCTCGTAAACCGCCTATTTTTTGCTTATTATTCTCCCCTTTATCAAAAAGACACAAACAGCACAAGCCATCGCAATTGATTGTGGGCTGTGataaattgttttgaaattaaaataaatttcattacaacacacccttcttttccttcccccAATTCCTTCAGTGGGCGTTAACTGGTGGTTCCTGGTGGCAACCGCAATCACCGTACACGATCGTGTTGATTGTTGCTTCCTTTAGCAATAATCGCCCACCCTTGCACAAACTAGCGTTCGCTaacgtggtgtgtgtgtgtgaaatctgtcccgaccaaacccaccacccacccacaacCAACCACCCCGGCCCAGCCCATCCACACGCGACAAGAAACATATTGTTTGTGCGGggttttcccccattttctcccgtgtttgtgtgtgaaacgCATTGTGTAAATACCGAAAATCTCCTAGTGAAGGGGAAGGTTTAGTTCACACTGTTTACGCGTGTGCCCGTGCCGACGACTTTTCACGACCATTAAGGTGCGTGGTTGGGgagaaaggaacaaaaaaaacgcgtaTGCGCGTCCCAAAAGAACAATTCACACCGCACACAAATATCCCGTCCATCCTCCCTAGGGGTGGGAGTGggttttgtgctgttgttCTAGTGTAAAGGGAAACCGTTTAATAGCATCATTAAACGATGTTATGAATTTTTGATCGACTTTCCCTCTTTCCAGGTTAGGTGGGttcgatagagagagagggaattAGATCAACACGATCAAATGCGGTGATATAGTGTGCTACAAATTTCTATTTACAATGTCACGCTGTTGTTTGTACAATGAAGCGATACATTTGCAAGCAAAAGAAGATAAATCCCTAATCAATCCTTGATTATTTCGTCCATAAAAAATTACTATTACAATTACTAGACTTATTTAAATCCAAACAGAAGTAGATAGGATTTGCAACATTGGTGAACATTATTGAATCGAATGTTCGTTGAATAGAAGAGATGtttgaacaaataaataacatttaaaatatgaaaatgtaTGCTCGAATatgtaaaaatatatattacaTGCAGTTAATATAAATTGAAGAcaaacaatagaaaaaaaaacaaaacctgtaaagagaaatgaacaaaaaagttaTAAATGGTACAGCTTTTTGTTACTACTgttgttttataataaaaaaacacatgcaaaaaCATTTCACAACGTATTACCACACTTCGAAATAgatcacacacatacggatGATCGTAACTAATCTCCGTTTGGGAAAACAAcgcaaaaatgaaatgaaaaaacaaaacagacacaaaaGGTACGAAAGTTTTGACACAAATGtacgacacaaacacaccaaacagaCAATCAATGTGaaagaaaattcaattaaccCAACACAATACCGATACGGAAGGATGTTGGAaatcttgtgtttgttttttcttgttcccACCCCATCCAAGTCGGTCGCAGCAAAGCGAAATGGGAaaggaaagttttccaaacTCATCCAAGAAAGTTGTTTCATCCAGCGCGCTGGACAAGGGATAAACGTGATGTGACACAACATACCATACGTGGATGGTTGGATGGACACCAACGGCATCGGTTGTGTCGCCCGCAAACTCTAATCTAATAGCAAATTTACCAAACTGTTATAAGCTATTAGTGAGGCGGGAAAAAGGTTGTCAATTGCATAGGTGTTTTTTGGGTGATGATTGCTTTTCTCTCCCAAACCATTGCTTCACTGGCACTTCTGGGGAGTTTCTTTCAGCATGaaggattgtttgtttgctgcttcatgctttttttgttcaaagtaTGGAACGATTGGTTTGGGTTCAATGAAGAAACTGTCTGCAATCCGATTAACCACCAACAAACAATGTGGTTGTGGTGCAATTTCTTTCTGTGCCTGAAAAATGAACCTTTTTCTGGGGATTTTTATTCCACGTATTAAAGATGATGTAATTCTTTCTAATACTAACATACAGAGGCAATCAACCCAAAATATACGAATCGGAATACTGTCTTGGCATATCGATGATGTTACACACAAGCACTACTGATAGAGTTTAGTTGTACACAAAGTGATGACTAATAACTATGAaattcttctcttcttcttggccTGCTCATATATGAGCACGTCTCGTAGACATGGCTAGGTCGCCAATCCGTTTTCAGGAAATTCGGTCCTGGGCTGCAGTCCTCCAACCACAGCTGCATCTGATCTCTGACAGATTCCACCTGATCCAGCCAACGAGCTCGCTGTGCTCCTCTACGCCTCGTGCCGAACGGGTCGCTGACGAGCACCTTcctggtggggcatgagtccggcatcttCATCAcgtgccccagccatcgtatccttcCGGCTTTGATGACCGTCAGGATATCTGCACCGCCAAACAGCTCAGctagctcgtggttcatcctccttctccacACGCCCTGCTcgcacacaccgccaaagatagtCCTTAGCACCCGCGAGTTCGTTCGAAAATGGCAAGTGCAATGGCGTCCTCCGTTAGCATAGCCCAATACTCGTACCCCTAGAGGACTACCGGACGAATCAGTGTGCGATATATAGTATGGCGCTTTTCGTGTGGTGCTGGAGTCTTCTGGATTGCAGGAGTTTGTGGAGCCCATAGTAGGCACGACTTCCCTGAACAATGCGCCTTCGGATTTCGCTGCTTACGTTGTTGTCCGAAGCTACGATCGTATCAAGGTACCAGAACTCAAGGTAGTTGAACAGACAACATTAGAGTTCGTCtccttgcctcagaccccggtgagattcgaacgattccgaaagCATGTTCGTCACTCTCATCTTGCACTGCAACCCGTCCATAGTGGCCCTCAACAGCTGTATCAGCTTCCCAGGGAATCCGTACTGCTGCATGGTGTTCCATAGCTCATTCCGATCTATGGTAtcgtaggccgccttgaagtcgatgaatAGGTGGTGCGTAGGTATATGGTGCTCTCGGCAtttctggaggatctgccgtaGAGTAAATATTTGGTTGGGGGTCGATTTGCGTCCAAAACATCCAGCTTAGTAGCTGCCGAACTATGAAATTATCCAATTTAATCTAATTAACCACATTGGCCATTATTGGCTACATGACCGGTTTGTTGAGACTAATAGTGACGGTTCGACGTCCAGTGGACTTCAATAATGTTTGTAACACATAGGATACCaagattgttttaaaatattggaCTTAGCAGGAGCTTAGCTAAAGTGTATCCTTAACGATCTCTGAAAACAGTATTCTAAAACATGGCTAAAACAAATGTCCAGAAAGTCCCAAAGTCACGCCCAAAAAATGATACACATCTTTGATAATGATATCCATCTTCATCTATCAAGAATACCTTGTTAAATATCCACATTACATATAAGCATTCTTTCCGTAAACAGAAACATTTCGATATACTTCCTATAATTATTACCATCAGATGTGATTTTATCTTGACGATCAACATAACTCACCCTCAACTGATATCATCTTTGCTTGCTCTCCATTACAATTATAGAGAATTTGTTGATTGCCTTATCATGATATCAAACACGCAATTACAAACCCATTATACCCACCCAAACCGCAAACACTCTGTCAACTCCAAGAAAAACCGAGCAGTTAGTGATCCGTTACGCTATCACATCCTGAAAGCGAATCGTTCCCGTTCGTATCTAGATTGAAACCG
Coding sequences within:
- the LOC120901483 gene encoding cytosolic Fe-S cluster assembly factor NUBP1 homolog, which encodes MSSGADVPSDAPAHCPGTQSDDAGKASACAGCPNQQLCATGPKGPDPAIALVRQKLADVRNKLLVLSGKGGVGKSTVTALLSRAMAHRNPDENFGVLDIDICGPSQPRVLGVLGEQVHQSGSGWSPVYIEDNLSLMSIGFLLGSPDDAIIWRGPKKNGMIRQFLTEVDWGQLDYLVLDTPPGTSDEHLSATTFLKGTDGSWGAVLVTTPQEVALLDVRKEISFCKKLAIPVVGVIENMSAFVCPKCTTETRIFPARTDGGGAEQMCIEMEVPYLGQLPLDPRLTKCCDEGKDFITEFPTSPAVVALEEIVTKVRQFFGDGKGERQ